The genomic window CGAGATGCTGACGGGTAGAGTACCGTTTGAGGGCAAGAGCGTTGCAGCGATCCTGACGCAGCTGATGAAGGCGGATCCGCCGCCCCCCAGTTCTTTGGTCGAGGTACCCAAGACGGTAGACCCCGTTCTGGAGAAGGGGCTCGCGAAGGATAAGAGCCACCGCTATCGCAACACATTTCAACTTGCTGAGGCGTTGGTGGGGGCATGGGGGCTCAAGGGCACGGTCGATGAGTGCGCAGACTCGCCGCAGGGACGCCTGAGCCAGGAACTGTCCGAGGCTTCGCCGCCATCGCTCGAGTCACAACCCGCCGGCGGCTCGCTCATGGACGTGCCGGACTCGGAGCTGCAACCAGCTGCAGGTGCGGGATCGTCGGTGGTCCCCGGCCCGGCTGGTATCCGCGAGATGCGAGCTCCGAGGTTACTGGTCGGGCTCGCGGCAGTGGCCGTCTTGGTGGCAGGTCTGCTCGCTCTGCTGGCGCACTAGTGCCGCTTGCCAGGGGTTTGTGATCGATTGGCGTCGAGGGCTGTAGGTCGCTGGCAAGGCGCTCCGGGCTTTCCTCGCGCTCCCGGATGGATGACCGAGCAGAACCACCGGGTCTTGGTTTCCGGCTGTGGCGCGGGGGTAGGCATTGCGCAGGCGCACCGTCATGTAGCTAGCCCAGCTCGAAGCCGGGGAAGAAGTAGCCGACCTCGAACTTTGCGGTGTCCGTCGAGTCCGAGCCGTGGACTGCATTCTCGCCGATGTTGCTTCCGAACTCTTTGCGGATGCTGCCGGTGCCGGCCTTGACTGGGTCGGTCGGTCCCATGAGGTCCCGGTAGCGTTGTATCGCTTGCTCGCCTTGTAGAACCATCACAACGACGGCCCCGCGGGTCATGAAGTTCACGAGCTCGCCGAAGAAGGGTCGCTCCCGGTGCACGGCGTAGAAGCCCTCGGCCTGAGGGCGTGTGAGATGGATCATCTTCATGGCTACGATGTCGAGCCCGGCCTGCTCGATCATCCGCACGATGGATCCGATGCTGTGCTGCTCGACTGCGTCGGGCTTGATGATGCTTAGTGTCCGCTGCATGTGATTGACCAGTGTCGTGGAACAGTGATTACCTGCATAATTCGGTGAGCAATTGGCGTCGAAGGGGCCGGCAAATCAACGCCGGCTGCGGTTCAATTCCGATGCAGTGCAGAGCTATTTCGAGAAGATAGCCGAAAGGCGGTCGCTGGTTCAATCGGCGTCAAGGGCCGCCGAATTATGGGAGGGGTTTCTGTTCCAGGACACTAGCTTAGGAGTTTCTTGAGGGTCGAGCCCATGTCGGACGGCGTTGGTGCAATGTGGACCCCCGCTGCCTTCAGGGCTTCGATCTTGTCCGCAGCGGTGCCCTTGCCGCCCGAGATGATGGCACCAGCATGACCCATACGTTTTCCTGGGGGAGCTGTAACTCCCGCGATGAAGCCAACCACGGGCTTGCTGAAGTGCAGCCTGATGTACTCCGCAGCAGCTTCTTCCGCCGAGCCCCCGATCTCGCCGATCAGGATGATCGCGTCGGTCTCGTCGTCGCAGCGAAAGGCCTGGAGCACATCGATGAAATCCGTCCCCTGGACCGGGTCGCCACCGATACCGACGCAGGTGCTCTGACCGATGTCCAGGGCTGTCAGCTGGCCCACTGCCTCATAGGTGAGCGTTCCGCTGCGCGACACGACCCCTACACGGCCCCGTTTGTGCACATGACCTGGCATGATGCCGATCTTGCATTCGTCCGGAGTGATGACACCCGGGCAATTCGGCCCAATCAGGCGTGTCTTGTCCTGAGCGTCCAGCACGCGGCGCACACGAATCATGTCGAGCGCTGGGATGCCCTCGGTTATGCACACCACCAGCTTGATCTGCGCATCGATGGCCTCGAGAATCGCATCGGCGGCAAAAGGAGGTGGGACGAAGATGCAAGATGCGTTCGCGTCCGTCGCCGCCACGGCATCGCGCACGGTGTTGAAGATGGGCACCCGGTCATCGAACTTCTGCCCAGCCTTGCCGGGCGTGACGCCTGCCACCACATGTGTCCCGTAGCTCAACATCTGACCGGTATGGAAGCCGCCCGCGCTTCCCGTGATGCCTTGCACCAGCAGCCGCGTCTGCTCGTTTACGAAAATGGCCATCGTATTGCCTCCGGCGTCGCCTATGCGCGGCCAGCGCTCACCTGTTCGACGATCTTGCGCGCGCCGTCAGCCATGCTGGACGCCGAGGTAATGGCGAGCTGCGACTCGGACAGGATTCTGCGTCCCTGCTCTACGTTCGTGCCCTCGAGTCGCACCACGAGGGGCACCTCGAGACCCAGAGCCCGAGATGCCGCCACGATCCCGTCGGCGATGATGTCGCATTTCATGATGCCCCCAAAGATGTTCACGAAAATGCCTTTGACATCCGACGAATCCAGGATGATCGAGAACGCCTTTTGGACCGCTTCCCTGCTTGCTCCGCCGCCTACGTCTAGAAAGTTGGCAGGCTCGCCCCCGAAGTGCTTGATAATGTCCATCGTGGCCATCGCCAGACCCGCGCCGTTGACCAGGCAACCGATGTTACCTTCGAGCTGAATGTAACTGAGGCCCGCCGCCTTGGCCTCCGTCTCTGTGGGATTCTCCTCGCTCAGGTCCCGCAGCTCGCCCCACGTCTTGTGGCGAAAGTCGGCGTTGTCGTCGAAGTTCAGCTTGGCATCCAAAGCCAGCACGTGGTTGTCTTTGGTCACGATGAGCGGGTTGATTTCGGCCTGGGAGCAGTCCTCTGCCTCGAACAGCTTGACCAACGAAGCCGCCAAGCTGCCAAACTCCTTGAACGCGCTCCCGCCAAGGCCCAGCGCGAACGCGAGCTGCCGGGCCTGGTAGCCCGCCAGCCCCACAACGGGATCGACGATCACCTTGACGATCTTCTCTGGTGTTTGGGCGGCGACCTCTTCGATCTCCACGCCGCCTTCCGTGGAAGCCATGACCACGATGCGGCGGGTCTCACGATCCAGCACCGCCGCTACGTACAGCTCGCGCTCGATGGCCAACCCCTGCTCGATCAACACCCGCAGGACCTTCTTGCCGGCTGGGCCCGTTTGGTGGGTCACGAGCACCTTGCCAAACAGTTGCTTTGCAGCTTCCTCCGCCGCCCTGACGCCTGTCACTACCTTCACGCCACCCGCCTTGCCCCGGCCGCCCGCATGTATCTGGGCTTTGACGACGACGACCTCGTTGCCGGTCTCGGCGACCAGCTTGCGCGCGGTCTGCGCGGCGTCTTCCGGCTTGAAGATGGCGGCTCCCTGAGGGACCGGGATCGCATAGGCGCGAAAGATCTGCTTGGCCTGGTACTCGTGCACGTTCATGAAGGGTTCCTCCAGCGCTGCCCGGCCGGCCGTTCTCGGATGTCGGGTCGGCGGCTGCGGATCACAGCTTGGCCGAGGCCTCGATCAGCTCCCTGACCGCACCCGCGCTCTTCTCGAGCCCTGCCTTTTCGACGTCCGAGAGCTCGACCTCTACCACCTGCTGCATGCCCTGGCCGCCGATCACAACCGGGACCCCGAGGTACAGATCCTTGTAGCCGTACTCACCCTCGAGATAGGTAGCGCAAGCTACGAGCTGGTCCTGACCCTTGAGGAAGCTCTCCGCGATCTGAATGGCCCCGGAGGCTGGCGCATAGTACGCACTGGTACCCATCAACTTGACTATCTCGCCGCCGCCAAAGCGAGTGCGCTCCACGATGGCGTTGAGCGTGTCCTCGGGCAGAAGCTGGCGCACGCCAATACCGTTGATCGTGCAGTAGCTGAGGCACGGAACCATGGTGTCGCCGTGACCACCCAGCACCAGGGTGCGCACCGACTTGACGCTGACCCCGGCCGCCTCGGCCAAAAAGCACTGAAAGCGCGCGCTATCCAACCCGCCAGCCATGCCCACGACCCGCTCGCGTGGGAAGCCGGTGATGCGCTTGAGCTCATAGACCATGGCGTCCAACGGATTGGACAGCACGATGACAAACGCGTCGGGGGCCTTGTGTTTCACGTTCCCGGCCACGTCACGGATGATCTTGAGATTGATGGAAAGCAGATCGTCGCGGCTCATGCCGGGCTTGCGGGGCACGCCTGCGGTCACGATCACCACGTCGGCGCCCTGCACCTCGTCGTAGCTGGCCGTGCCTGTGAGCCGGACGTCAAAGCCCTCGAGCGCTGCAGCCTGCATCAGGTCCAAGGCCTTGCCTTTGGCCACGCCTTCTTTGTCCGGAATATCGAGCAAGACAGCATCGCCAAGCTCACGACGGGCCACCATGGCCGCTAGCTCCCCTCCGATATTGCCCGCTCCCACTACAGCGATTTTCTTGCGTGCCGGCATCACCTGTCCTCCGTGTACTTTGGGTTGCTATACCACATCGTGAGCCCGCATCGGTTACCAACTTGGAAACAAGCGGGCCGAAGCCGTTGGGCTTCGGTCACGGCAGCCGATGCTAGCTTGTGATCCGTCGTATCCGCCCGCATCGGGTTCCGGGGAGCGCCGGGCGGACGCGTTGCCGCTTTAGCTGCCCCTGGGATGAAAACGCGCGTGCATCGCACGCAGGTGTTCCCCGCTCACGTGTGTGTAGATCTGCGTCGTAGATATGTCCGCGTGACCCAAGAGTGTCTGCACGAGGCGCAGATCCGCACCACCTGCCAGCAGATGCGTGGCAAAGGAGTGACGGAGCTTGTGCGGCGACATCGGCTTCACGATGCCCGCCGCGAGCGCGTACTTCTTGATGTTCTTCCAGAAGGCCTGACGCGTCAGGGCGCTGCCGCGCTTGGTGACAAAGACGGCGGGCTCGGATGGCCGTGCCCATTTCCCCCGCACCAGGCTCAGATAGTCGGCAAGCGCTGCCCGCGCGGCCGCACCAATGGGTACCAAACGCCTCTTGCGGCCCTTGCCAAAGGCGGCCACGTAGCCTTGCTCGAGACGCACGTCGCCGAGCGCTAGCGAGGTGAGCTCCGACACGCGCAGGCCGGCAGCGTACATTGTCTGCAACATCGCCACGTCGCGTTTGCCAAGCTCGGTACCCTGGTCCGGAGCGCTGAGCAACCGCAGGATCTCGTCCTCGGTCAGCACGCCGGGCAGCTTCTGTCGCAGCCTGGGTGCCGGCACGGTGGCGCTCGGATCACGTTTGACGAGGCCCTCGCGCACCAGATGCCGGTACAAGCCCCGGATCGAAGACAGAAAGCGAGCTTGCGACCTGGCGGACAGCCCGCTTTCGGCGAGTGCTACCAACACCCCGGGGATCAGGTCGGCGCGCGCGGACGCGAGGCTCAGTTCCCGAGCGTGGAGATGGCCGACATAGCGATTCAGGTCGGCCGCGTAGGCCTCGACCGTGGCGCGGCTCAGCCCCCGCTCCACCTGCAGGTGCTCGATATAGGCGTCCAGCCACGGCTCGTCGCGCCGGAGGGCGTCGCTCGCGGCTCGACCGCGGTTGCCTGCCTGTGCACAGGCGCGAGCTCCGGTGTCGCCTCGACCCACAACCCTCGAGTATCGCCGGGATCGGCGATCTGTAGCAAAGAATCGCCGGTCCAGGTCTGTCCGAACGCCCGGCTAATACAGCTGTTCCAAGGCGATTTGCAGCCCCACAGGGGCGCGGCCCTGCTTTTCGGCCGGCGTTCGCGTCAACGGGACTGCAAGACTGAAGCGGGCCAGGCCCCGCTGGAAACCGCCCCAGTCAACCTGCAGGTGCAGTCCTGCACCAACCTCCGCATGGCCCCGCAGCCGGCGCTTTCGCATCTCGGTGGGATCGATGGATACGGGGTTGACCAGCATTCCTCCGGCGCCAAACGCGGCGAGCTGTATCTCCCGCACCCAGCCGAGCTGGAACAGATTCCAATCGAGGCCCGCGACTGCGGTCCACCGGTGCTCGAAGGCCGCGTACAGGCGGGCATCACCAAGTGCCTCGCCGAACTCGAAACCGCGCAAGACAAAGCCGTCGGCCAAGTCGGGCCGATCCGCCGGCAAGAATTTGCCCGCGACCAGATCGGCCCCCCCCAGCAGGAACGTTACGTTACGTAAGCCGAGTGGAACGAGAAGCGCCGAGCGCAGGCCGGCCGCCACGAGCGGACCTAGCGCGCCGTCGTCACCGCGCACGAACCCCAGGGACAGGTCGCCCTTGACGTAGTAGCCCCGCCTGGGGTCCTGGATGAAGCTGATGGTGTCGGACTTCAGCTGCGCCAGCGCAGCGAACCGGTAGCCGCCGCCCGCATCCCCGGACGGCCACAAGCGGCGAAACTCCAACCCGGCCCCCGCGCTCAGCGGCCGGCGGTTCGTGTGCACCTTGGGACCGAAGCTCTCCACATACAGCGCCCGGGCGCCGGTCCATCGGGGGCTGCCGTTGATGGTGCCGGCAATCGTATGTTCGAGGTCGTAGCGTCGCCGCAGCGCAAAATCGGCGAAGCCCTGCCACTTGCCACCCGGCAAGTACTTCACATCCCACCATTGAACCAGGGGGGGCCGCCACGGCAGCCAGTTCGCGTCGTCCGCGTAGGGATGACCCTGCGTCGCCCTCGGATCCTGCGTCAGCCTGCGGCGGGGATCGATCTGCACTCTGTCGAGCGGCGCTTGGCTCCGCAGCGTGACCGTCCCGCGCTGGCCCGATCCACGCCAGCGGCCCCTTAGCTCGCGGCCGTCGCCATCGATCGCCAGGACCTCGACGGGCTCGACGACCGCTGCACCCTCGCGCAGAATCTCGACCCTGTGCTCGAAGCCGCCGGTGGCGAGCGGCTTGGATCCAAAACGGAGCAGCTTGTAATTGGTGAGCAAGCGTGGCGCGGCCAGCCACTGGTCGAGCCGCGGCTCGAGTCGGGGCGCGGCTTGGGCAAGCGCCTCGCGCACCGAAAGGCGTCGATCCAAGAGCGCTCCCGCGAAGCGCTTGAACTCGGGACCACGCATCGCGTCCCGAGCCGCCTCGAGCAAGCGGCGGCCGCGTGCAAGCAACAGCCGTGAGTGAACCGGATCGTCCCGGAAAACGTCCCGTTCCGCCACCGCACCGAAGTACACGTCCTCAAACGGAATCTGCGGTGCGTACAGGAGTTGATCCACGATGGGATGGAACGAAACCGCTGCCAGGATCTGATCGGGACGCAGCCGCTTGCCGGCGCGGCGCGAATCGTCGAGATCCGCCAACAGCACCGCTCGCAGGTCGGCAGCCCAACCGCGATCGGCGGCCCCGTCCTTGGCCCCGAAGAGCTCGAGGGCCGCGTGCCTGAAAAGCGCACGCCGCAAGGCGCGCTCGTGAAAGGCCCGGGCGACCTTGAACGGCAGCACTTCGAACAACCGGTCGGACACGACCACGGTCGATCCTGCGAGCGAGGTCAGCTCCACTCGAGTGGGGATTCGAACAACAGCCGGCGGATCAGGCGGTGGCAGATCGCTCGCCCGCAACGTGAGCTCCACATCCCGCAGCACGCGCTCGACGCGCCTGGGCACGTCGATCTTCAGAAGATCGCGCAGCCCCCAGATTCCCTGAGCCTCGGGCTCCGGAGCGCGATACGGCGCGCTGGAGGCTATGTAGCGCGTGCGCCGGCCTTTCGATCCAAGGGGCTGCACGTGAATTCGCCGAGCCATGAAGACCGGCAGATACGAGCCCTGCGCCTGCAGCTCGGCAGCTCCTTGTACGCGGCGTTGCGCGGCCCACGCCTGGTATCCGGAGGCCAGGCTCAGTTGGATGTGGTGGGGCACATCGTAGTCCCAGCAGTCATTCTGCCCCACCACCAGCGGGTACCAGGGCGCCAGCAGGGCGAGCGCGTCGCCCGCGCGGCCGAGGCGGCCAAAGCGAGCAGGGACCACCAAGCGGAATCGCAGCGAGACGCTCACGATCCGGGCGGGCCCGGGCGGAAGCTCAACCAGCGCGTCGCCTCCCGAAGCGTCGCGGGAACGCTCATGCCCCGCGGGATAGCGCACGTAGCGCAGGCGCGCGGGCGAGCCGTCGACCCGCACATCGCTGAGCTTGATTCCGCCGTAGGCGCGCTGGCGCGGGTAGACCCAGCGATAGCTGATCTCGTCCATCACGGCAGGGCTCACTGCCAGACGGTCGGCATACAGCCACAACCGAACGTGAGCCTCGTTGTGCTTTACCCGCACCCGCACCCGCATGCTGGCGTGCACCAAGCCCTGGTTGGGCATGGCGCGAACCCTAAGCCCGTAGCCGATCGGCTCTGCAGCGCTCGCGGGCGGTGGCCATCCTAGGAGCGCGATCGCTCCGATGCACAGCGGTGCCACAAAGGCGGCCGCGGCAGCGCAGAGGAGTTGCCCGTGTAGGAGGAGAGTGCTAGTTTGTTCACGGATCGTTGGCGCGATGCCGCTCGACATCGATCTGACACCGGTCGTAATAATCCTCTGTGCTGGGTTGGGCGTAGTCGCAGGTTTTCGCGCGGCCGAGATGCATGCGAGATCCTTTGTTCGCCAACGTTCGCGGCGTTTGCTCCGGAGTTGGGACGCGGCAAACGACCGCCGCTCGACGGCGCGATGCGTTCCTCCGGGGCCCCGCGGATCGTAACGGAGCCGATTGTGACAGACTGGCAGGCTTTGGAGGCAATACCTGAACAAGCGCTTCCCA from Pseudomonadota bacterium includes these protein-coding regions:
- the ndk gene encoding nucleoside-diphosphate kinase, with amino-acid sequence MQRTLSIIKPDAVEQHSIGSIVRMIEQAGLDIVAMKMIHLTRPQAEGFYAVHRERPFFGELVNFMTRGAVVVMVLQGEQAIQRYRDLMGPTDPVKAGTGSIRKEFGSNIGENAVHGSDSTDTAKFEVGYFFPGFELG
- the sucD gene encoding succinate--CoA ligase subunit alpha; amino-acid sequence: MAIFVNEQTRLLVQGITGSAGGFHTGQMLSYGTHVVAGVTPGKAGQKFDDRVPIFNTVRDAVAATDANASCIFVPPPFAADAILEAIDAQIKLVVCITEGIPALDMIRVRRVLDAQDKTRLIGPNCPGVITPDECKIGIMPGHVHKRGRVGVVSRSGTLTYEAVGQLTALDIGQSTCVGIGGDPVQGTDFIDVLQAFRCDDETDAIILIGEIGGSAEEAAAEYIRLHFSKPVVGFIAGVTAPPGKRMGHAGAIISGGKGTAADKIEALKAAGVHIAPTPSDMGSTLKKLLS
- the sucC gene encoding ADP-forming succinate--CoA ligase subunit beta, whose protein sequence is MNVHEYQAKQIFRAYAIPVPQGAAIFKPEDAAQTARKLVAETGNEVVVVKAQIHAGGRGKAGGVKVVTGVRAAEEAAKQLFGKVLVTHQTGPAGKKVLRVLIEQGLAIERELYVAAVLDRETRRIVVMASTEGGVEIEEVAAQTPEKIVKVIVDPVVGLAGYQARQLAFALGLGGSAFKEFGSLAASLVKLFEAEDCSQAEINPLIVTKDNHVLALDAKLNFDDNADFRHKTWGELRDLSEENPTETEAKAAGLSYIQLEGNIGCLVNGAGLAMATMDIIKHFGGEPANFLDVGGGASREAVQKAFSIILDSSDVKGIFVNIFGGIMKCDIIADGIVAASRALGLEVPLVVRLEGTNVEQGRRILSESQLAITSASSMADGARKIVEQVSAGRA
- the mdh gene encoding malate dehydrogenase, coding for MPARKKIAVVGAGNIGGELAAMVARRELGDAVLLDIPDKEGVAKGKALDLMQAAALEGFDVRLTGTASYDEVQGADVVIVTAGVPRKPGMSRDDLLSINLKIIRDVAGNVKHKAPDAFVIVLSNPLDAMVYELKRITGFPRERVVGMAGGLDSARFQCFLAEAAGVSVKSVRTLVLGGHGDTMVPCLSYCTINGIGVRQLLPEDTLNAIVERTRFGGGEIVKLMGTSAYYAPASGAIQIAESFLKGQDQLVACATYLEGEYGYKDLYLGVPVVIGGQGMQQVVEVELSDVEKAGLEKSAGAVRELIEASAKL
- the xerD gene encoding site-specific tyrosine recombinase XerD, whose translation is MGRGDTGARACAQAGNRGRAASDALRRDEPWLDAYIEHLQVERGLSRATVEAYAADLNRYVGHLHARELSLASARADLIPGVLVALAESGLSARSQARFLSSIRGLYRHLVREGLVKRDPSATVPAPRLRQKLPGVLTEDEILRLLSAPDQGTELGKRDVAMLQTMYAAGLRVSELTSLALGDVRLEQGYVAAFGKGRKRRLVPIGAAARAALADYLSLVRGKWARPSEPAVFVTKRGSALTRQAFWKNIKKYALAAGIVKPMSPHKLRHSFATHLLAGGADLRLVQTLLGHADISTTQIYTHVSGEHLRAMHARFHPRGS